TCCACCTGAGACCTGGTCCTTTGCAGACCTAGGACACCTCTGAATAAGGTTAATGAGGAAAAGCAGCAGCTGACATCGATGGAGCCTGCTTCCACCCAGGACGATTGATCAAGACTCCATATTTTAACTAAACATGaaacactttcttctttttcctttcctttactctGGCATTGGCCTGGGAAGATCACACCCTCATCCCTATCTCCCAGGCCATTGCTGGGGGTGTGGGGGCGTGGTGGGGAGAGGGCAACCTCTGAGATTTAGAACAACCTTTTATTTCAGTCTAGGAAAAAAGCTTAATCATTCCCTTAACTTTTCATAAGCAAAATAAGACATCTATGTCATTGGTAGATTCCCCTGATGCAACATGTCAAGTTAGAAAGCACCTCCCAGAGGTTTTCATGATTCCTTTTGGCAGGCCCCTGCTTCCCTGATTAGGGATAAATGTAAATGAGAATATGATCAGAAATCTGTTCTTAACTCTTGAAGATACTACAGAATTCACTGCTGAGACAATAGCTGGCCTAAAAAAGATCCTTAGACTCTCTGGCCAAAGTTGTTCTTGAAAGCGGGATAGCCCTTGATTATCTTTTAGCTGAGCAAGGAGGTGTCTGTGCTGTGGCCAACACCACCTGCTGCTCCTGGATTAATGTTTCTGGGGAAGCTGAAACTCAGTTATGAAAGATCACTGAGCAAGCCACTTGGCTTAGAAAGGTGACTCCTTCAACAAGGTTTTTCTGTGATTGGTTTGGGCCTTGGGGATCATGGCTCCAAAACATACTCCAAACACCTGCTTACATTTATCCTAATCACCTCTCGGCTGTGTTACAGTCTCTCAAAGGCTTTAAATGCATACTTGCAGCCATTAACTACCAAGCAACTGCTCTCCCTATATCTGGAACATCAGAAAGGAACAAAGAGCATGTCTCACTTCCATGACCTGTGAATATCACAGGGGTAAAGCAAAAAGGTCATGATCCTCAGACATCACACAAAAGGAACAACAGGGACTGAGAACTTCAGAGCAGTAGCTGAGTGACATTAATGCCTTAAATTTTGCACTCATCTCACAGGTAAGCCAAGAGTCTGATCAAAATGGGGAATTGGTAAAAAAGAAAGCCACACCCCCACAAGTGAGGGCTAGGCCAGGTCATCAAACGGGCTTACCGCCTAGCCCAATTGCAGTTTCTAACTCCCTGGAAATGTAGTCTTAGTCATTCAGGAGCTTTCTGGCCAGCATCTAGGAGGTAACATGTCACATGACCTCTCTCCAACCCATAAAAAGATGAGGTTCATCTGCATAAGACCCCCCTGTTCTTCCCCCAAAGGGAGAATGACCTTTCCTGAAAcagtcccttcttttcttttgctaagaaCTTTTTGCTCCACCGTCCTGTCTATAAAAACTTTCCATTTCTTACAACTCTCCACTTGCTAGACAGGATGCTGACCGATTCATAAATCACATAAAAAAGTTacttagatcttcaaatttactcggttgaatttgttttttaacaatattgaaatacacacacacacacactcaaacatcaTGGGCTACTTCTGCTTTAATAGCCTGGAAAAATATGCCTGGAAATGTAAAAAAGGTGTGTCTCTGCATGAGAGATGGGAATGCTGGTGATGTCTGCTTTTGccacaattttataatttttctaagcTGAGTTTGTATTTTACTCATATAGTTGAAACATTAAATAATTCCTAACAACAGTGACCTAAAAACAAATGAGATTTATTAGGAAAAAAGCTGAACATGGAAAGGGGGAATGATGGAGGAAGAGTATGTGATTGTATAAATAGAGGGGTTGGTGAATGAGACCCTTTCAGCCCTAAGTTCTATGAATAAGAGGGAGGCAAGATACTGAAGCCACTGTGAACTAGGTCAGCCTAGCAGAAAATGAACCACTAAAACTGAAGGCACCTTGGGGGCAGAGGTCAGGTCTTACTCACTTTTATGTAATCTGCATCTAATTGCAGGGTTTAAGAGTCAGAAAATACTTGTTAAGGAGAGAGAGGATGGAGAGCTTGCTACATGCTCATGGTGACAGGGGCAGGAGGAgtcatggaggcacagagagggtaggGGAAGGAGACAGGAGAGTCCCAGAGGGAGCAGGGGTGATGTGAAGGAGAGAGCGTCTCTCTGGTGAGTCAAGCTATGGGAACAGCAATGCCTGTGGCTGAGGAGGAGCGGGTTTCAGGGCTTGGACACTGCTGAGGATTGATGGCCGGGTCCTTTGAAGCTCCAGGAGCACAGAACGGGGCTAAAGGAGCAATGGAACAGGGCAAGAAGGGCCAAGTCTCTAAAATCTGTTACAGAAGGATGTGTCACTGCAGCATTCAAAATCCAGCGTATCACTCTGTTTGAAGATAGACATGGAGACACACAGATCCCCACAGCCCTGGTGTGCATACAGGAGCCTGCCACCTGCAGAAGAAAGACAAGACAAGAGCCTCTCAGATTTGTGTCTTCCAAGTTCAACTGCTTGCCACCTAAGAGGTAAACAGTAAATGCCTACTGAGTGAATGAGCGATTCAACAAATGAGGAGTAACCAGCTGCTCATTGTCCTGAGGAGTCAGGCTGTCAGGCAGGAAGGGACATCAGCCAGCTGCAGGCCTGGGTGGGGCCCTAGGGGCCACCTTCCCCCAACCCCTCATCTTGCTGCCTCCAGTTCCCCAAAATGCTACACAAGCTCCTGAGGAATGTTGGTAGTCCGACTGTCATCCCTGAGCACGTATGGGGACTGCAGAAGGGTCCAGTGAGCCCTGGAAGCATTTTTTCCCCCCATAGGCCCCATGTAAGGCCGGTGGCAGGCCAGCACTAGATCCGGAGGACCCTTTCCCAACTCTGTAGGGGAGTAAAGCCTCCCCCCAGGGCCCCAGAGAGAAATAATTCCCTCAAGTTCAGCAAAGGTCACCCTAGGAGCCTTGGCAGGCGCCCCCTACCTTCATAGAATTTTCTCAGAAAGCACTGTTGGCTGCCTTGAGTGCGGCAGGAACTCTCCCCAGTCTCACACACGCCACCGGCGTTGACTCGCTCACACTGGAAACACTGCACAGCTGCGGAGGCAGAACCAGAATGATGAggctcctccagccccacctcccgCCGGTCGGGAGAGGCGGCCTCGGGCAGGAGCAGCGGGACGGTGACCCGTTCCCTCCGCACGATGCCTGTGCTGAGGCAGGGGGCTCCTCGACCCAGGGCATGTTACCTGGGCCGTGTGCGTGCCTCTGGGTGCAGAGTCTGCACCTGGGGACACACAGGGTCTCCCTCTGCCCCTAGGGATGCGCTGTGTTGCGGGAGGGAGGTCAAGTCCTATACTGGGGCTCTGCCGGACCCCACCTTGTGGCCCGGGGCCACTCCTCCCGGTCCCTGGGGCAGCCCGCAGTTTTGTCCTTACCGCCCACAAAGAACCTTCTTTGCTCCCTTCCCACTCAAAGGTAGGGCCTTCAACAAGAAGGAGCGGGGAATCGGGGAATCGGGGATTAGagctgaggtgggagggaggtggaggaagCAAAGGAGAGAGGAGGCGGGCAGGGGTGTGCTGCGGCGCGGGCTGGGCTGGCCGCCCAAGCAGGTGAGGTCCCTGCGCCTCGCTCCTCACCTCGCTCCGGCCCATGGCCTCTGCCCCTGTGTGGTCTGCTCACCTGCGCTCGGCCCGTCCCGGTCCTCCCAGACTCCCCGCGGGGCTCACCTTGCAGGAAGCCCAGCAGCGAGGAGAGGCTCAACAGCACCAGCAGGACGCGCGCCCCCAtctcaggcccaggcccaggcagcaGAAGGCAGGAGAGCCGCAGGTACCCAGCCCCTTAGAATCCGGCTTTATAGCCGGCTGGGAGGGGCAGCCAATGGGAGCTGAGGCCAAGGGCGGCCCCTGCAGACACCTAGGGGGCCTGAGGGGAGTCCTGGGTTCTTGCCGCCTCAAAGGTCTTCACCTCCGCGAGCCGCGTTCTCTCGGGGCTGCTCTTGGTCTCATTTCCCCGAGCGTTGTTAAAAGGGGAGAACTGGAGACGCCTTACTCAGCCAAAGGATTTGTGAGATGCAGGGGCGCTGATGAACCTGGAGGGGTGGGCACCCCTGCAAGGATCTGCCATACTTAAGGGGACTACTTCTCTGAATATGGTGCGAGTCCAGATCATGAAATCTCCCGATTTCATGGAAATGGATATGTGCCTAGACTGTTGCTTAATAAAGCATTAAATCCAAAATAGCAGATTTGGTTTATCTTCCAGTCAAGCTGCATTCCAGACTAGGTAgagatttttgttcatttatatacTTGATGAACGTAATTTAAAAATACGAATCTGGAGAAAAAGTTTCATAGCTTTGGCTTCAGGCTCCTCTGCACCTGGGTCCACCTTTACCCAAACACAGGGCTCCCAGAAGGTACATATCCCCTGCCCTTCTGCATTAGCCTTTTCTCCCAACTCGAGAACAGGAAGCCCATTAAAATGGAGGGCTTACTCCATAGGGTATAATGATTCCCCAAACCAGCTCTGAAGTCTGAGGAAGTTGTGTGGCCTACCCCACCCCAAAACAACATATGACATTGATTGAGAGCTTGTGAAATGGCAGACATAGTGCTAAATTCTTGAACAATGCCATTCCATTCAATTTTCACACAACCTTTTATGGTAGCTATTAATAtctcaattttattgatgagaaaactAAAAGGAAGCAACTGGTACCTGGTGACAAAGAGGATAACTGgcagattcaaacccagatctgcaGATTACATTGCCCCTGTCACTCTGCCAGGGAAGCTGTCTTGATGGGGCCCAAGAGCCTCCAGATTAGAGTCTGAGGACCAGAGGGCAGGATTCCTGCTGCCAGAGATGGCTCCTTTAGACACAAAAGGCCTCTTGCACTAGCTCCACATCAGGAACAATAGACATGTCTCAGCAGAAATAATTTTCTATACTAAGATTAGCCCAGCCCTAGGAGGTTCTTTTCCTTCCACTCCTTGGAGCTTCTTTCTGACAATCCTTTTTCCAGGGGGCCCAGTTGTCCAAGCTCCATAAAGCCAGAGACTACCCCAGGGTCCTACTCACAGCCCCTCCTACCCTGGAAAAGATAGGCAAGACTCATTTTCACCTATGGGATGCTGAGGGACCTAACATTGTGCATTGTGCTTGAGTTAGGGTGGGAGCAGATAGCATCAAAATCTTAGGATGGGAGAGTATgcatcatttaaataaatatattaatataattaatatgatactcttgaaaaaaaaacataactacTTTTTTAGTACAAACTACACAGAACTTGACAATCATGTCGGCACGTGGAGGTATCAGAAAGCAGTCAACACCCTTCTCAGCCATCATCAACGAGGCTTAAAGGGGGCCCCCTTCCTTATGGTATAGTAAGTTTTTATGTTTACCAAGCAATGGCATGCatttttttgaagagtaaaaAACCCTTCCTTTTATGCTATCAGTGAGTTGAGTGGAGGCAGGAACTCAGTTCTTCCCAGGCTGATGCAGGGGTCAGGTCCAGACTCTGCAAGAGACTCATAAAGGAAAAAGCTTGTCAATCAGCTCTGATCCCAGCAGACAGCATCTCCCCAGACAC
This portion of the Manis javanica isolate MJ-LG chromosome 6, MJ_LKY, whole genome shotgun sequence genome encodes:
- the LOC108401036 gene encoding protein PIP-1-like; protein product: MGARVLLVLLSLSSLLGFLQAVQCFQCERVNAGGVCETGESSCRTQGSQQCFLRKFYEGGRLLYAHQGCGDLCVSMSIFKQSDTLDFECCSDTSFCNRF